A portion of the Tachyglossus aculeatus isolate mTacAcu1 chromosome 12 unlocalized genomic scaffold, mTacAcu1.pri SUPER_6_unloc_2, whole genome shotgun sequence genome contains these proteins:
- the LOC119921409 gene encoding olfactory receptor 7A10-like: MERGNQTGISEFLLLGLSNRAEQQQLLFVLFLCLYLLGVLGGLLIVLAVSSDPQLHTPMYFFLANFSLADICFLSTTVPKMLVNIQTHDKSISYAGCLAQMYFFILFSSLDHFLLTGMAYDRYKAICCPLHYTTIMSPRLCALLVAGSWIFSSLHALTHTLLVVRLSFCTNREILHFFCEFYQILKLSCSSIVINEVMVFVFTGVFGVGPITGLLFSYVHIISTILRIPSAGGRWKAFSTCGSHLSVVSLFYSTTLGTYLCPTPTQTFNKGSIVSVLYTVVIPTMNPFIYSLRNKNMKMALRNAFNRKSVFSPGF, translated from the coding sequence atggagaggggaaaccaaactGGCATctcggaattcctcctcctgggactgtccaaccgggcagagcagcagcagctcctcttTGTGCTGTTCCTCTGCTTGTACCTGCTTGGGGTTCTGGGGGGCTTGCTAATCGTCCTGGCCGTCAGCTCTGACCCGCAACTgcacacgcccatgtacttcttcctcgccaACTTCTCCCTGGCTGACATCTGCTTCctgtccaccacggtccccaagatgctggtcaacattcagacccacgacaaatccatatcctacgctggctgcctggcacaaatgtacttcttcattctgttctcaagtctggaccactttctcctcactgGGATGGCATATGACCGCTACAAGGCCATATGCtgccccctccactacaccaccatcatgagcccacggctctgtgccctgcTGGTTGCTGGATCCTGGATCTTCAGTTCCCTCCATGCCCTGACACACACCCTATTGGTGGTTCGCCTATCCTTCTGTACCAATCGTGAAattcttcacttcttctgtgagttTTACCAGATCCTAAAGCTTTCCTGTTCTAGCATTGTCATCAATGAAGTAATGGTGTTTGTCTTTACAGGAGTGTTTGGGGTAGGTCCAATCACAGGCCTCCTGTTCTCTTACGTTCACATCATCTCCACCATATTGAGAATCCCATCTGCAGGGGGTAGGTGGAAAGCTTTCAGCACCTGTGGTTCTCACCTGTCCGTGGTCTCCCTATTCTACAGCACCACTCTTGGGACCTACCTTTGTCCAACACCTACCCAAACattcaataagggctcaatagtGTCTGTGCTGTACACAGTGGTCATCCCTACaatgaatcccttcatctacagcctgaggaacaagaacaTGAAAATGGCCCTGAGAAATGCATTCAACAGGAAAAGTGTCTTCTCTCCAGGATTCTGA